The genomic region TCCCCACGGTGCCCTGCTGTTTTGAGCTCTCCATGATCGAGCCGTATACAACAATCACGGTGGTGGAAACGACGAAGAATGCCACCCCCAGGACCAAAAACGCAACGAAAAAGGCCAACATCTCTTCATCCGTCATGGCGGGCGACCAAAATGTCCCGTCGCTGAAACCCGGCATGCCCAGTAACAAAGGGAAGAAGATAAAACTCAACATGCCCGTTACGGCGCTCAGGATCGCGCTGTCAAGCAGGAAAGCCAGCAGGCGCTTCCAGAAGTCGGCATATTTGGGCGCCGGGGGCAGGGCCTGCGCCGGTGGAGCTAGCGACGCGGGCACTGCGCCCGTCGCCGCTTCCGTCCCCGCCGGGGCGACCGCCAGCCTGGCTCCGCAGTGCGCGCAAAAGCTCGCGCCCTGCTGGGCCTCCTTGCCGCAATTGGAGCAGAACATCCGGATACCTCCGTGTCTGAAATGGGTCCGGGGGCATCCCCTCAGGGGCTGCCGGGAGGCGGTTGGGTCCGCCACTCCTGGATAGTCTTCCACCGGGCAGAGACCACCAGGGTATTCGCAGCAAAATCGTGCAGGGCTTGTCGTTTTCGGGTGACTACCGCTATCAGAAGGCCAAACAGCATGAACTGACCGAGAAAGAGCTTGACGAAGTTTCTTGTTACCGCTTTGCCGAAGGTCATCTCGTAGTTGCGCGCGCTGACGACGCGGAGGCCGATAAGCTTCTTTCCGAACGTGGACTGGCCCGGGGAGGCCTCCAGAAGCGTGCCGTACAGGAGGAGGCTGAGGGGTACCGAAATCAGGAGATGCAGGCCCATGGCGCCCAGGATGAACCCGATCGCCAGAGCGATCACGGTATCGACTATGAACGCCCACACCCGCTCGTCGAAGCCGGCGATGGGGTCCTGCGCCGGGACGGGCTCGGACGATGCAAGCGGCCTGAGCAGGAGCGGTCGGCCTGCGTCCAGACCGGTCCTCACTCCCGGCTTAACCCCGACCTTGCCGAGCAGGCTTTCAATCTTTGCGCCGCACCGGTCGCTCTGTGCGGCATCGTCGTCCACTCTCGA from SAR202 cluster bacterium harbors:
- a CDS encoding zinc-ribbon domain-containing protein, with amino-acid sequence MFCSNCGKEAQQGASFCAHCGARLAVAPAGTEAATGAVPASLAPPAQALPPAPKYADFWKRLLAFLLDSAILSAVTGMLSFIFFPLLLGMPGFSDGTFWSPAMTDEEMLAFFVAFLVLGVAFFVVSTTVIVVYGSIMESSKQQGTVGKMVLGLYVTDMEGRRLTFGRALGRNLGKIVSNMTFYVGYIMAAFTEKKQGLHDYMAGTLVWEKNI
- a CDS encoding RDD family protein, yielding MLCPKCASRVDDDAAQSDRCGAKIESLLGKVGVKPGVRTGLDAGRPLLLRPLASSEPVPAQDPIAGFDERVWAFIVDTVIALAIGFILGAMGLHLLISVPLSLLLYGTLLEASPGQSTFGKKLIGLRVVSARNYEMTFGKAVTRNFVKLFLGQFMLFGLLIAVVTRKRQALHDFAANTLVVSARWKTIQEWRTQPPPGSP